From a region of the Brassica napus cultivar Da-Ae unplaced genomic scaffold, Da-Ae ScsIHWf_2078;HRSCAF=2729, whole genome shotgun sequence genome:
- the LOC125574824 gene encoding magnesium transporter MRS2-10-like, with the protein MSDLKERLLPPRPASAINLRGEAAASRPSASGRQPLLGVDVSGLKKRGQGLKSWIRVDTFANTQVIEVDKFSMMRRCDLPARDLRLLDPLFVYPSTILGRERAIVVNLEQIRCIITADEVLLLNSLDNYVLRYVVELQQRLKASAVGEVWNQDSNELIRRRNNVFQNSSPDYLPFEFRALEIALEAACTFLDAQASELEIEAYPLLDELTSKISTLNLERVRRLKSRLVALTRRVQKVRDEIEQLMDDDGDMAEMYLTEKKKRMEGSLNGGDHHSLLGYRSNDGLSLSAPVSPVSSPPDSSRRLEKSLSIARSRHDSARSSESATENIEELEMLLEAYFVVIDSTLNKLTSLKEYIDDTEDFINIQLDNVRNQLIQFELLLTTATFVVAIFGVVAGIFGMNFEIDFFEKPGAFKWVLTITGVCGLLVFLAFLWFYKRRRLMPL; encoded by the exons ATGTCTGATCTCAAGGAGCGTTTGCTTCCTCCGAGACCCGCTTCAGCTATAAACCTCAGAGGAGAAGCAGCAGCGTCTCGCCCTTCTGCCTCAGGGAGACAGCCTCTCCTCGGGGTTGACGTTTCAGGTCTCAAGAAACGTGGACAAGGTCTCAAGTCCTGGATCCGTGTTGATACTTTCGCCAACACACAGGTCATTGAGGTTGATAAGTTCTCAATGATGCGTAGATGCGACTTGCCTGCACGTGACTTGCGCCTGCTTGATCCTTTGTTCGTGTATCCCTCTACTATCCTGGGGCGTGAGAGAGCTATTGTTGTTAACTTGGAGCAGATCCGTTGTATTATCACTGCGGATGAAGTTTTGTTGTTGAACTCTCTGGATAACTATGTGCTTCGGTATGTGGTTGAGCTCCAGCAGAGGCTTAAGGCAAGTGCTGTTGGTGAGGTTTGGAATCAGGACAGCAATGAACTCATCAGGAGGAGGAACAATGTGTTCCAAAACTCGTCTCCTGATTATTTGCCTTTTGAGTTTAGGGCTCTTGAGATTGCTCTGGAAGCTGCTTGTACCTTCCTTGATGCTCAGGCTTCAGAGTTGGAGATTGAGGCGTACCCGTTATTAGATGAGCTTACCTCAAAGATCAGTACTTTGAACTTGGAGCGTGTGCGTAGACTGAAGAGCAGACTTGTTGCGTTGACGAGGAGAGTTCAGAAGGTGAGGGATGAGATTGAGCAGTTGATGGACGATGATGGGGATATGGCTGAGATGTATTtaacggagaagaagaagagaatggaAGGCTCTTTGAACGGTGGTGATCACCACTCTTTACTTGGATACAGATCAAAcgatggtctctctctctctgcgcCAGTTTCTCCTGTTTCTTCTCCTCCTGATTCTTCAAGGAGACTTGAGAAAAGCTTGAGCATTGCGAGGAGCAGGCATGACAGTGCAAGAAGCTCAGAAAGCGCAACAGAGAATATAGAAGAGCTGGAGATGTTGCTGGAAGCTTACTTTGTTGTCATTGACAGCACTCTCAACAAGCTAACCTCG TTAAAGGAGTACATTGATGATACTGAAGATTTCATCAACATTCAATTG GATAACGTGAGGAATCAGCTGATCCAGTTTGAGCTGCTGCTAACTACTGCAACGTTTGTGGTGGCCATCTTTGGGGTAGTAGCAGGGATCTTTGGGATGAATTTTGAGATAGATTTCTTTGAGAAGCCTGGTGCTTTCAAATGGGTATTGACCATTACTGGAGTCTGTGGCCTTCTTGTATTTTTGGCATTCCTGTGGTTCTACAAACGTAGAAGGCTCATGCCTCTGTGA